Below is a genomic region from Paenibacillus rhizovicinus.
AATCATGGCGGCCACGAACATTCCTTACGTATTCACCGGCTCGGAATCGCTTCCGCAGGATTTGCTGCGCAAAGCGGCAAAGGCACAGTATTACGCGCAAAACGTCGGTCTAGTGTACGGCAAAATTCTCATTACTTGTCCGCTGAACTGGCTGTCCGAGGAGAAGATCGGCCAAACGCTGATCGACGAAGCCGTGAACAGCTGCTTCTTCCCGCTTTACGAGGTGGAGGAGGGCATTACGTCCATCACCTTCAATCCGGAAGACAAGGGCAAACGGATTCCGCTGGCCGACTGGCTCAAGAACATGGGCAAAACGAAGCATATGACCCGTCCGGAGTATGCCGACGCGCTCAAAAGTTTCGAAGACGAAGTCGATCGCCGCTGGCAGCGGTTGAAAGCAAAGCACGAGAACGCGTATTTATAGAGCGTGAAGCATGTGAAGAGAAATTGAAGTTGTTTAGTTGCTCAGACAAGGCGCGGCGTCGCAAGTGCCGGGCCTTGTTTGATTTTCGCCGCGTACGGGAATTGGATCCCGGCAGAAGGGAGCAGCGCAGATGCCGAACGTATTGCGTCACCGCGCATCCGGGGAAATCGCCTGCGGGATGCTTAAGAATGTGTATGATTTTGCATATTATGGCGCGCTTTGGTGGGACGATAATGAAACGGCGGAGCGCTCGGCCGCTTCGGCGCTGGCGGCAGCCGGCTACGAGGACGATACCGCATGGGATGTCCTGGAGGTTAAGGAAGAGCGGCTGAAGCTGTTCAACGTCAAATTGAACAATGACAGCAGGCGGACGCTGCTGCTGGAGCCGGACGGCACGATCTCCGTCGTCAAAAGCTAAACCGGTCATGAGCGGGAGGGCAGAGCAGGGATGAACAATACGAGCGTTGACGATTATTTCGCACAGCTGAGAGATTTGAAGCCAGGAAGCGACAGCGACGCGGATCATTTCGGAGAAGCGCTGCGGTCGGCTGGATTTACGCCGATGCGCAGATTTCTGGACGAGTTTCGGCTCTATCTCCGGTCCTACTTGGAAGCGGAGAGCGGGGCGGCGTCGGAGCTGCTGAAGCGCGCGATGAAGGCCGTTCCGGAGCCCGGGCGGATCAGTCCTTCGTGGACGTATGTTTGGCGCGAATATGAAGGCATCATCCGCACGAAAGCGCAAGTGTTCCGGGACATTCCCGAATCGGAGCGGGAAGGCGAGTGGCAGGTGCTGCTGGATAATCCGTTTTCGAACCAGAACATCGCCGTTTATCCGAATCTGACTTTTATCGAGGCGGCTTACATGTTCGCCTATTTCCGGACAGATCTCACCAATAGCGAGTACGTTCGGCTGCAGAAGATCGCGACGTTGATGACGTTTTCCGGCGCGGATTCGGATGGCATTCAGCCGATCGTCAGCCTTTGAGTCGTCGATCGCAAGCAAAAAGGCTTTGATTCCCTCCATGTGTCGCAGGAGCGGGAATCAAAGCCTTTCTGTTAGCGAGCCTTACGGATCCTGCCGGTTTCCAGCAAGTGCGCGGCTATCTTACGCCCATGGAACCGGCCGGATTCGATGAAGATTTCGTTCGCTTGGTGACGCGAAGCGACGACGCCAGCCAGATAAACGCCCGGCACGTTGCTCTCCATCGTCTCGTCGTCGAAGGTCGGGTATCCTTCGTCCTCCATCGTGACGCCGAACGAGTTCAAGAACGCGCGATCGGGGCGGAAGCCGGTGAGCGCAAGGACGAAATCGTTCGCGAGCTCTTCGCGTTCGCCCGCATGCTCGATCGTAACGCTGCCGGGGCCGATCGCGACGATCCGCGATGCGAAACGCATGTCGATCCGTCCTTTGCCGACGAGCCCTTCGAAGCCCGGGCGAACCCACGGCTTAATGCTCGATGAATAGTTCTCGCCGCGGTAGACGACGGTGACGCTGGCACCGACGCGCTCCAGCTCCAATGCCGCGTCGATCGCGGAGTTGCTGCCGCCGATGATCGCGACTTTCATGCCCGTGTACGGGTGCGCCTCGCGGAAGAAATGGGTCACTTTGTCCATGTCTTCGCCGGGGATGCCAAGCAGGTTGGGGTGGTCAAAATAGCCTGTCGCCACGATGACGGCATCGGCGCGGTACTGTCTGGTTTCACCGTTCCGGTTGGAACTATGCAGCAGGAAACTGCCGTCCCCTTGCGGCTCCACGGCCTTAACGGTCTCATACGCGTTGATCCGGACATTGCGCCGGAGCGCGACATTGCGGTAATAATTCAGCGCTTCCAGCCGCGACGGCTTCTCGTTTGCCGTCGTGAACGGAATATCGGCGATTTCCAGATTCAGCGGCGTGCTGAAGAAATTCATGTACGTCGGATATTGCGAGATGGAATGAACGACGTTCTGTTTCTCGATGATAAGCGGGTTAAGCCCGACGGCCTGTAATTCGATCGCCGCGGCAAGCCCGCATGGACCGGCTCCGATAATAATGACTTGTTCGTCTGACATTTGCATCTTCATATCAACTCCAATACTCATTTAATTCAGGAAACAATAATACATATTAGTTTAACATATCCTCGGCGGTAGGGCGCGCTGCATGCAGGGTTCTAGGGAACACTGCATGTCTGGGTGCAAGCGCGCTGCATGCAGGGTTCTAGGGAACACTGCATGTCTGGGTGCAAGCGCGCTGCATGTATAACCGCAATCCTTCTAGTGGAGCTGAAGCTGCACGGATAAGAGTTTCAATCGAGGCATCCCGTGCGGAATCAAGCATTTGGCTCTGTGTGGCGCGAACAATATGTTGTATAATAAGCTAACACTGCTTGAAAGGGGAGATAGAATGCGACGGCGATTCGTTATTGAAGCCGTGATGGTTGCTACTTATGGTCAATTGCTCGTGCCAAGCCGGCCGGTCGATTTTGTCTTGCCATATTCCACGATCATGGAACTTTACGATATGAAGGACGGTCCGGAGCCCGTAATGGACGATCCGGAAGACGATAAGCATGTCAAAAGCAAGATCCAGGAACTGATCGCTTTCTTCGAAGATCCGTTCAACCGCAAGAAAATCGAGCGCTCGCTGCAGATGCCTTGGCGCGAAAGCTCGCCGCTGCTGCTGAGCGAGATGGTGCAGTTCACGGTCGTGCATGCGGTCGATAACGCCCAGTACGGAGAATATTTCGATCCGATCGAAACGGAGCTGCTGCTGACGTCGATGAAGCTGAGCGTGCCGCTGCTGTCGGACCAATTCGAGTTTCAGGATAAACTGCTGGAAGCCGAGGTTCCGGTCCAAGTCTACGATATCGAGGATTACGAATTCGCGGTCGAACAGGGCATAACGGCATCCGATTTCGAATCGATGCGCGATCTGTAAGCGTCGAATGGGCGAGGTATTCGCAGAAATGACTGCGAACGAGCCTTCAGAAATAAACATTTTTTTTCAGTTGAGCCTCTTGCGCTTGACTGGAAGTGATGATAAGATTTGGATGTTCCAAACGAACAATAACAATGAAAAGGAGGGCGATGGATATGATTTTCTTCGTGAATGACGTGCGCGATTTCAAGATGAATGCAGTCCATCGGCCCGACTTCTTAAACGCATGAGACAGCTGTAACCAGCTGCCCTGTTTCAGGCGTGTGAGGAGACTTTGAGCCGTGCGGCTCGAGGTCTCCTTTTTTGTTGTCTATCGTTGGAGCCGTTTGTTGATAAAGGAGGCATGCAAGCTATGAACATGTTGTTGCGCTTGCTGAAGTATTTACGTCCGAGCATGAAATGGGTCGTCATCTCGGCGCTGCTGCTGGTGTTCGGGACGATCGTCGACCTGGCAGCTCCGTGGCTGTTGAAACAAGTGTTCGATAAGGGGATTACAGACAAAAACGTAAAATTGGTTCTCGGTTTCACCTTGGCGCTGGCAGGCATCCAGGTAGCCAAAAGTTTGGCGATGTTCGTGCAAGGACGTTCGCAGGAATTGGTCGGACAGAACGTCGTCTTCAAGCTCCGGGAGGAAATGTATACGCATTTGCAGCGGCTGTCCTTCAGCTACTACGACAAAGCGCAGACCGGACAACTGATGTCGAGAATGACGGGCGATATTGAATCGGTCAAGAACTTCATCGGGTTCGGCGCGATGGCGATGTTTACCGGCGTCCTGACCTTCGTGGGCACGATCGGGTTCATGCTGTTCATGCAATGGCAGGTGACGCTGCTCAGCATGGCGACCATTCCGCTGCTGATGTACGCGCTGTATCGGTTCAACAAGAAAGTCGGTCCTGCATGGGGTCAGGTTCGGGAGCAGATGGGAAAATTAACGACGACGCTGCAGGAGAACATTTCCGGCATTCGGGTCGTCAAGGCGTTCGCGCGGGAGAAAGTCGAACAGCGCAAATTCGAGGATCGCAACGACGATAACTTCACGACCAACATGGAGCGCGCGAAGCTGGAAGCGGCCGCGTTTCCGCTGATGAACTTCTACGGCGGCATCGTGTTCGTGACGATGGTATGGTTCGGCGCGCTGTACGTGGCGAACGACAAGATGTCCTTCGGAACGTTCATGGCGTTCCAATGGTACACGTGGGGCATCATTTGGCCGCTCAACATGCTCGGCTGGCAGATCAACATCATGCAGCAGGCGATGAAAGCGGCGCCGCGGGTATTCGAAGTCTTGGATACGCCCGTCGATATCGCCCAAGACGATGCAGGCAGCGTAGACGTCAAACGAATCGAAGGCAACGTGATCTTCGACGACGTCGCGTTCCATTTCGCGGATCAAGATCCGGCGAACGAAGAAGGCGTGCTCGAAGGCATTTCGCTGAACGTGAAACAAGGCGAGGTAATCGCGGTGCTTGGAGCGACGGGTTCGGGCAAAAGCAGTCTCATCGCGCTGATGTCGCGGTTCTACGATGTCACCCGCGGGACATTGCGGATCGACGGCACCGACGTCAAGGATTACGAGCTGGACGGACTGCGCCGGAAGATCGGCATCGTTCCGCAGGAAACATTCCTGTTCTCGGCAACGATCCGCGAGAATATCGCCTACGGCGTACCGGAAGCGACGCAGGAGCAAATCGAGTGGGCGGCAAGCAAAGCGCAAATCCATTCGTTTATCGAAGGCATGCCGTTCGGGTACGACACCATCATCGGCGAACGCGGCGTCGGACTATCCGGCGGTCAACGGCAGCGCGTCGCATTGGCGCGCGCGATTCTCATGGATCCGCCGATTCTCGTCCTCGACGAGGCGACGGCGAGCGTGGACACGGCAACGGAGTCCGCGATTCACGAGGCTTTGCTGGAAGTAATGAAGGGCCGCACGACGTTCATTATCGCCCAGCGGTTGTCATCCGTGAAACGGGCGGATCGCATTATCGTGCTGGATCGGGGCCGAATCGTGCAGCAAGGCACGCATCGGGAGCTGTTCGCGCAGGATGGATTCTTCCGCAATCTGTTTCAAATGCAAGAAGCCGCGGCTTCGCGGTAATCGGTTAATGGCACTAATTATAAACATAGAGAACAAAAACATAAACGAGATGAACGGGTTAAAGGAGGGGGCTGGACTTGAGTCAAGTGGAGTGGGATTCCGGCGAAGAGATCGAAGAAAAGCCGTTTAATCGTACGTATCTTAAACGGCTGTTCCGCTATGTGCTTCCCTATCGGAAAGTAATCGGCTTCGTGATCGTCATCGTATTGATTAACATGGCGTTAAGCTTAGCGGAGCCGCTGCTCGTCAGATACATCATCGACGACGGCATTATGGATAAAGACTTCATGGTCATCAACATCCTCGGCGCAGTGCTGCTCGGATCCAAGGCAATCGGCTGGCTGCTGGGCTATCTGCATACGAAGATGATCAATTTTACGGGACAGCGCATTCTGTTCGATTTGCGTCAACAGCTGTTCAATCACCTGCAATCATTATCATTCCGATTCTTCGACGGCCGGCCGGCAGGGAAAATCATGTCCCGGATCACGAACGACACGAATGCCATCGGCGAGCTGATTAACGGCGGCCTCATCACGATGGTCATGGAATTCACCCATCTGATCGGTATTATTGTGATTCTGCTCTGGATGGACTGGAAGCTGGCGCTGCTATCTTTCATTACATTGCCTTTGCTCTATCTCATCGTGGGCTTGATGCAGCCGAAGATCGAAGGATCCTGGTCGCATTCGCGCAAAACGATGTCCGCTATCAACGGCAACCTGAACGAAACGATTCAAGGCATTCGCGTCATTCAAGCGTTCTCCCGCCAGAAGGAGAACAACCGCCGGTTCGAGCAGTTGAACACGCGCAACAAGAATGCGTTCATGCGCGCCATCACGCTGGAATCGATGGTATGGCCTTCCGTCGAGATGATCGGCATGATCGGTACTTGCATCGTGCTGTGGTTCGGAGCGAATGCCGTCATGGACGGCGATCTGACGCTCGGCTTCATCATGGCGTTCATCAATTATCTATGGCGGTTCTGGGGCCCGCTCAGCGCGTTGTCCAAGGTGTACAGCCAAGTGCTGTCGGCCATGGCCTCGGCGGAACGGATCTTCGAGATCCTGGATACCGAGCCGGAAGTGAAGGACCGCGAAGGCGCGCTGGTTATGAAACAGATCAAAGGCGAAGTCATCTTCGACAATGTATCCTTCCGCTACGCAGAGGATAAACCCGATGTGCTGCGCAACGTGAACGTGCACATCAAGCCGGGACAGCGCGTCGCGCTGGTCGGCCCGACAGGGGCGGGCAAGAGCACGATCGTCAATCTGCTGATGCGCTTCTACGATACGACCGGAGGCCGCATCTTGATCGACGGCGAGGAAGTAAAGTCGGTCACGCTAGAATCGCTTCGGAGGCAGATGGGTATCGTGCTCCAGGATTCGTTTATCTTCTCCGGCACGATCGAAGACAATCTGCGCTACGGAAACGAAGATGCGTCGGACGAAGCGCTTCGCCGAGCCGCGGAGAGCGTCCGCATCGATAAATTCGCGTCGCAGTTCGCGGAGGGCTACATGACGCAGGTCGAAGAGCGCGGATCCAAGCTGTCCGTCGGCCAGCGTCAATTGCTGGCATTCGGCCGCGTACTCCTGTCCGATCCGCGGATTCTGATCCTCGACGAGGCGACGTCCAGCGTCGATACGGAAACGGAGCAGCATATCCAAGCGGCGCTGCAGACGGTGCTTGAGGGTCGGACCGCGTTCATCATCGCGCACCGGCTGTCGACCATTCGCGATGCGGATATCATTCTCGTCGTGAAGGACGGGCAAATATCCGAGCAAGGCTCGCATGACGAGCTGATGCAGCAGGGCGGCTTATATAAGAAGCTTTACATGACGCAATTCGAGATGCAGCAATCGCTTGCGATGCAAACTGGCGCTTAAGAGGCCGCTTGCAAGGGCAGTTCTCTTCTAATAGGAAGGGGGCTGCCCTTTGTCATCCTATTGGAAGTCATAGTAATGCGCTTACAAGTTTCTATCCGATTTACAGGGGGAAACTCGGCAGCGCCGCGGAAGGAATCGGCAGCCGTTGCTTCGCAAGGGTTGAGAGGCGGCCGTTCGGGGTAAACTGTATAAATAAATTGACATTCAGTCGCAAATTTAATAAGCTTACAAGGAATTTTCAAATCTACAAAACAGGAGATTGATTATGAAATTCAATATGAAATTTAAAGATTTTGCAGCGGCTGATGTGAATCCGGCAGCAGGTCTATATCATTTCGTCGTTACGATGTCTGATAATACGCAAATTCGCCTTATTTTCACGAAGAATCCAGAGTGGAAGCTGATCGGCGTAAACCGTCTTCTGACCGTGCCTTGCCCGATCTGCAGAAGAGACTACTATTGCAACTGCATGTCGAAGTACTTAGAAGCATTCGAGCGCGAAGTATTGGACAATGAACTGATTTCTTCCGTTCTCTAATTCATTCTTCAACGTCCGGGGCGATGCCGCTTGCGCCGCTGATGAAGCTCTGCTATACTTACTCCAATATGCAAACAGGCCGATGATGAGTATCCAACTCGGAGGCGCTGCGTACAGAGCCAGGCATGACGAATGCCGCGTTCTCCAAGCAGTCCGGCACCGTGCCGTTACCCGCGGAACCGAGAGAGTCAATTGCGATTGACTAATTTGGGTGGCACCGCGAACGCGTTCTTCGTCCCATTATGATGGGACGGGAGCGCGTTTTTTTGTTACCTAATAAATGACAATCGAGGAGTGTTGAACATGTTGGAAATCGGTTTAGTACGGGAACGGGCAGCGGACATACAGGAGGCGGCAGATCGGAAGGGGATTGCGCTGTCGATCGCCGAGCTGTTGTCGGTGGACGACCGGAGAAGAGCGTTGAAGCGTGAGACGGAAGAGCTGCGCGCAAGCCGCAACCGCAGCTCGAAAGCGGTCGAGGGGCTGATGCGGGAAGGCAAACAGGAAGAAGCGGAGCAGGAGAAGCGGCAAGCGGCAGCGCAGCTGGCGATGCTTAAGCAGGCGGAGGAACAGTTCCGGGAAGTCGAACAGATATTCAACGTGCTGATGCTGCAGGTGCCGAATCTTATTTCCCCCGATACGCCTCAAGGCGCGAGCGATCGCGACAATGTGGAGGTGCGCCGCGAAGGCCGGCCGCCGGAATTCGCATTCGAACCGCGCAGCCATGTGCAGCTTGGGGAGTCGCTCGGCATCGTCGATATTCCGAGAGGCGTCAAAATTGGCGGCACTAGGCAGTACGTGCTGAAGAACGGCGGTTTGCAGCTTCACCGCGCCGTGCAGCAGCTGGCGCTCGACCTGCTGTTGAACAAAGGCTACGAGCTGCTGGACGTACCGGTCATGGTCAAGGAAGGAACGATGATTTCGACGGGGTATTTTCCGGGGAATCGCGATCAGAGCTATGGCATCCAAGGTGAGGATAAATGGCTGGCCGGAACGTCGGAGGTGCCGCTCGTATCGTACTACGGCGGCGAAATCGTCGATTTGAGCGCGCCGAAGCGGCTTGGGGCGGTAAGCGCCTGCTTCCGCAGCGAGGTCGGATCGGCGGGCAGAGACGTGCAGGGGCTTTACCGCGTCCATCAATTCGCCAAGGTGGAGCAGGTCGTCATCTGCAAGGCCGATCTCCCGGAAGCGCTGGACCACCTGGAGCGAATGACGGCCAACAGCGAGGAGCTGCTGCGGCTGCTCGAGCTTCCCTACCGCGTCGTAGCTGTCTGCAGCGGCGATCTGTCGCAGAAGAATTACAAGCAATACGACATCGAGACATGGATGCCGAGCCGAGAGAGCTATGGCGAGACGCATTCGGCGTCGCTGCTGCTCGATTTTCAGGCTAGACGATCGAATATTCGTTACCGGGACGAGGACGGCCGGCTTCGGCACGCGTATACGCTGAACAATACGATGGTCGCAACTCCGCGCATTCTCATCCCGCTGCTCGAGAACCACCAAAGGCAAGACGGCTCGATATACATTCCGCCGGCGCTCCGGCCGTACATGCGAGGCATCGACATGCTGGGTCCGGATAATCAAACGAAGTAAAGGGATAGCTCCTCCGGGCGATTGCAGGTATACTACAAGAGAAAGCACTTACATTTCGCTGGAAAATGAGAGGAGCTCTGTAAGATGAATGTGGGAAATATTGCGCAGACGGCGAACGCCATCCGCGCGAACGTAAGCAAAGTCATCGTCGGCAAAGAAGAAATTGTGGATCAATTGATTATTGCGATTTTGGCCTCTGGCCATGTCCTGCTGGAAGACGTGCCCGGCACGGGGAAGACGCTGCTTGCCAAGGCGGTAGCGAAATCGATCAGCGGGGAATTCAAACGAATTCAATTCACGCCGGACCTGCTTCCGTCGGATTTGACGGGCATTCATTTCTATAATCAGAAGCTGGGCGAATTCGAATTCAGGCCGGGTCCGTTATTCGCCAATATCGTGCTCGCCGATGAAATCAACCGCGCTACGCCGCGCACGCAGTCCAGTTTGCTGGAATGCATGGAAGAACGCCAAGTGAGCATCGACGGCACGACGCATGAGCTGGGTCGGCCGTTTCTCGTCATAGCGACGCAGAACCCGGTGGAGCAGCAGGGGACGTTCTCCTTGCCGGAAGCGCAGCTAGACCGGTTCCTGTTCAAGTTGAAAATGGGATATCCGACGACCTCGGAAGGCATCGCGATCATGAAGCGTTTCATGGCGGACAGTCCGCTGGAGCAGCTGGTTCCGGTCGTGACGACATCGCAAATCGAGGAAGCGAAGCAGCAATACACGAGCGTGCAGGTGACCGAGGAGCTGCTCGGTTACATGCTCGCGATCGTGGAAGCGACGCGCAAGCATCCCGACGCGGTGTTGGGCGCGAGTCCGCGAAGCAGTCAGGCTTTGCTGCGCGCTTGTCAAGCCAGGGCGGCGATTCAAGGCAGAGACCACGTTCTGCCCGACGACGTCAAAGCGATGGCGGTACCGGTTCTGGCGCACCGGATTTCGCTGCGAAGCGTGCAGC
It encodes:
- a CDS encoding YpdA family putative bacillithiol disulfide reductase, with protein sequence MSDEQVIIIGAGPCGLAAAIELQAVGLNPLIIEKQNVVHSISQYPTYMNFFSTPLNLEIADIPFTTANEKPSRLEALNYYRNVALRRNVRINAYETVKAVEPQGDGSFLLHSSNRNGETRQYRADAVIVATGYFDHPNLLGIPGEDMDKVTHFFREAHPYTGMKVAIIGGSNSAIDAALELERVGASVTVVYRGENYSSSIKPWVRPGFEGLVGKGRIDMRFASRIVAIGPGSVTIEHAGEREELANDFVLALTGFRPDRAFLNSFGVTMEDEGYPTFDDETMESNVPGVYLAGVVASRHQANEIFIESGRFHGRKIAAHLLETGRIRKAR
- a CDS encoding ADP-heptose synthase; translated protein: MRRRFVIEAVMVATYGQLLVPSRPVDFVLPYSTIMELYDMKDGPEPVMDDPEDDKHVKSKIQELIAFFEDPFNRKKIERSLQMPWRESSPLLLSEMVQFTVVHAVDNAQYGEYFDPIETELLLTSMKLSVPLLSDQFEFQDKLLEAEVPVQVYDIEDYEFAVEQGITASDFESMRDL
- a CDS encoding ABC transporter ATP-binding protein, whose translation is MNMLLRLLKYLRPSMKWVVISALLLVFGTIVDLAAPWLLKQVFDKGITDKNVKLVLGFTLALAGIQVAKSLAMFVQGRSQELVGQNVVFKLREEMYTHLQRLSFSYYDKAQTGQLMSRMTGDIESVKNFIGFGAMAMFTGVLTFVGTIGFMLFMQWQVTLLSMATIPLLMYALYRFNKKVGPAWGQVREQMGKLTTTLQENISGIRVVKAFAREKVEQRKFEDRNDDNFTTNMERAKLEAAAFPLMNFYGGIVFVTMVWFGALYVANDKMSFGTFMAFQWYTWGIIWPLNMLGWQINIMQQAMKAAPRVFEVLDTPVDIAQDDAGSVDVKRIEGNVIFDDVAFHFADQDPANEEGVLEGISLNVKQGEVIAVLGATGSGKSSLIALMSRFYDVTRGTLRIDGTDVKDYELDGLRRKIGIVPQETFLFSATIRENIAYGVPEATQEQIEWAASKAQIHSFIEGMPFGYDTIIGERGVGLSGGQRQRVALARAILMDPPILVLDEATASVDTATESAIHEALLEVMKGRTTFIIAQRLSSVKRADRIIVLDRGRIVQQGTHRELFAQDGFFRNLFQMQEAAASR
- a CDS encoding ABC transporter ATP-binding protein, with the translated sequence MEWDSGEEIEEKPFNRTYLKRLFRYVLPYRKVIGFVIVIVLINMALSLAEPLLVRYIIDDGIMDKDFMVINILGAVLLGSKAIGWLLGYLHTKMINFTGQRILFDLRQQLFNHLQSLSFRFFDGRPAGKIMSRITNDTNAIGELINGGLITMVMEFTHLIGIIVILLWMDWKLALLSFITLPLLYLIVGLMQPKIEGSWSHSRKTMSAINGNLNETIQGIRVIQAFSRQKENNRRFEQLNTRNKNAFMRAITLESMVWPSVEMIGMIGTCIVLWFGANAVMDGDLTLGFIMAFINYLWRFWGPLSALSKVYSQVLSAMASAERIFEILDTEPEVKDREGALVMKQIKGEVIFDNVSFRYAEDKPDVLRNVNVHIKPGQRVALVGPTGAGKSTIVNLLMRFYDTTGGRILIDGEEVKSVTLESLRRQMGIVLQDSFIFSGTIEDNLRYGNEDASDEALRRAAESVRIDKFASQFAEGYMTQVEERGSKLSVGQRQLLAFGRVLLSDPRILILDEATSSVDTETEQHIQAALQTVLEGRTAFIIAHRLSTIRDADIILVVKDGQISEQGSHDELMQQGGLYKKLYMTQFEMQQSLAMQTGA
- the serS gene encoding serine--tRNA ligase, with protein sequence MLEIGLVRERAADIQEAADRKGIALSIAELLSVDDRRRALKRETEELRASRNRSSKAVEGLMREGKQEEAEQEKRQAAAQLAMLKQAEEQFREVEQIFNVLMLQVPNLISPDTPQGASDRDNVEVRREGRPPEFAFEPRSHVQLGESLGIVDIPRGVKIGGTRQYVLKNGGLQLHRAVQQLALDLLLNKGYELLDVPVMVKEGTMISTGYFPGNRDQSYGIQGEDKWLAGTSEVPLVSYYGGEIVDLSAPKRLGAVSACFRSEVGSAGRDVQGLYRVHQFAKVEQVVICKADLPEALDHLERMTANSEELLRLLELPYRVVAVCSGDLSQKNYKQYDIETWMPSRESYGETHSASLLLDFQARRSNIRYRDEDGRLRHAYTLNNTMVATPRILIPLLENHQRQDGSIYIPPALRPYMRGIDMLGPDNQTK
- a CDS encoding AAA family ATPase; its protein translation is MNVGNIAQTANAIRANVSKVIVGKEEIVDQLIIAILASGHVLLEDVPGTGKTLLAKAVAKSISGEFKRIQFTPDLLPSDLTGIHFYNQKLGEFEFRPGPLFANIVLADEINRATPRTQSSLLECMEERQVSIDGTTHELGRPFLVIATQNPVEQQGTFSLPEAQLDRFLFKLKMGYPTTSEGIAIMKRFMADSPLEQLVPVVTTSQIEEAKQQYTSVQVTEELLGYMLAIVEATRKHPDAVLGASPRSSQALLRACQARAAIQGRDHVLPDDVKAMAVPVLAHRISLRSVQRMRPEAAENVIHSILSSISVPADEPLISRA